The following proteins are co-located in the Aquarana catesbeiana isolate 2022-GZ linkage group LG02, ASM4218655v1, whole genome shotgun sequence genome:
- the LOC141126492 gene encoding olfactory receptor 6K3-like gives MDTASNTSTSFILLGLMELEKQKYLYFFLSTMVYSYILTVSSVIIYAILKERSLHEPMYILIASLLFNGIFGSSSFFPKLMIDLITSSKKISRIECLIQNLCTSTFAYFEMNTFTIMAYDRYLAICQPLQYIMLLTNKKVVRIISGCWGITFVILVLLLFLTAALPLCGDRIKNIFCDNMSLVVLACVDSSNSSALSATVFTIYFVTTILVTAFSYLRIFFVCMNLSKESRQKAVHTVVSHLLNFSIFIIGVLFVVLKYRLGNITLPLTVHVLLSVTPLVIPPLFNPLIYGVRTHALKIKLRHYLWQSRL, from the coding sequence ATGGACACTGCATCCAACACCAGCACCAGCTTCATCCTCCTGGGGCTGATGGAGCTGGAGAAGCAAAAATACCTCTACTTCTTCCTTTCTACAATGGTCTACTCATATATTTTGACAGTAAGTAGTGTAATCATATATGCCATTTTGAAGGAGAGAAGCCTCCACGAACCCATGTACATTCTCATAGCCAGTTTGCTCTTCAATGGGATCTTTGGCAGCTCttcattttttccaaaattgatgaTTGACTTGATCACCTCCTCAAAGAAGATCTCTCGCATTGAGTGTCTTATTCAAAATCTCTGCACTTCTACTTTTGCCTATTTTGAAATGAACACTTTTACCATTATGGCCTACGACCGTTACTTGGCCATATGTCAACCTCTGCAGTACATCATGTTATTGACAAACAAGAAGGTTGTGAGGATAATCTCTGGGTGTTGGGGTATAACCTTCGTCATCCTCGTCTTGCTCCTTTTTCTGACAGCAGCACTTCCTTTATGTGGggatagaataaaaaatattttttgtgataaTATGTCCCTCGTTGTGCTGGCCTGCGTAGATTCATCCAATAGCAGTGCACTTTCAGCAACTGTATTTACCATCTACTTTGTCACCACCATTTTGGTCACTGCTTTTTCCTATTTAAGAATATTCTTTGTCTGCATGAACCTCTCCAAGGAGTCACGTCAGAAGGCTGTCCACACTGTTGTGTCCCATTTGCTCAACTTTTCAATATTCATAATTGGAGTTTTATTTGTTGTGCTTAAATACAGACTGGGGAATATTACTCTCCCTCTAACTGTTCATGTGCTCCTCTCTGTCACACCTTTGGTGATTCCACCACTCTTTAATCCTCTGATCTATGGAGTACGGACCCATGCCCTAAAAATAAAACTCAGACATTATTTGTGGCAGAGCCGTCTATAA